Proteins from a single region of Halostella litorea:
- a CDS encoding heavy metal translocating P-type ATPase, with protein MSTCTLCDLPIEDPIIDKAIDGEFCCRGCLEVARLVDNGEDVDLSITAVRDRVAAEDSQPDVPEGAETAYLSIDGMHCQTCEGFIELLAEEEDGVHEARASYATEMAQVVYDPAQIDRNAISAALSRLGYQAHGPDEENDSLRSRVEFGKYRAVLAAVLMMPVLILYILFIYPVYLGIYPENFLYGSTVEAMVFGPLAVWSTLIVIGLGYPIFRGAYVSLKVGRPNMDVLIAIAVLAAYLYSLATYLTGGRDPYFDVAVMVLAIVTIGNHLESRVKHAALGNRADLTDSRVDDARRLDDDSEATETIDIEACEPGDHLLVKPGERVPVDGQIVDGTAAIDEALVTGESLPQRKSVGDTVLGGSIPTDNAVVVEVGPENTSTMDRLVELLWNVKSSATGVQHIVNRFAVLFVPFVLGLAVLTATGWFVLGNDPNTAIMVGVSVLVVSCPCSLGIATPLALAAATRDATDNRILVLNETVLERIDDSAVVVFDKTGTLTTGKMELVDVAGDDPDEVLAMAAAVERRSSHPIAAAIDDAAPPTTRSVSRFESADRTVSALVDDTRVVIGHPDSFDADEWTIPTEIETAVTDAYESGNHPTAIAWEGVVQGIVSVRDTPRENWEHVVSDLTDADREIVVLTGDDERMTETFANHPAIDHVFAGVRPESKEAIVQGLRERGTTTMIGDGTNDAPALASADLGIAVSSGTDLAIEAADAVVLDDRLDAVPEVFELASETRGRIKQNLLWAAGYNAIALPLAMTGVITPLIAAVMMAVSSLIVVFNSKRRLLSANGDQVAATDSSEGNDQLGSPAHSD; from the coding sequence ATGTCCACCTGCACACTCTGTGACCTCCCTATCGAAGACCCAATCATCGACAAGGCCATCGACGGCGAGTTCTGCTGTCGGGGCTGTCTAGAGGTCGCACGCCTGGTTGACAACGGTGAGGACGTTGACCTCTCCATTACGGCCGTCCGTGACCGTGTCGCGGCCGAGGATTCCCAACCCGATGTCCCCGAGGGCGCCGAAACGGCCTACCTCTCGATCGACGGTATGCACTGTCAGACCTGCGAAGGATTCATCGAACTCCTTGCCGAGGAAGAGGACGGTGTTCACGAGGCGCGTGCGAGCTACGCCACTGAAATGGCGCAGGTGGTGTACGATCCTGCCCAGATCGACCGTAACGCGATCTCCGCTGCACTCAGTCGACTGGGCTATCAGGCCCACGGTCCCGACGAGGAAAACGACTCGCTGCGTTCGCGTGTCGAGTTCGGAAAATACCGTGCAGTGCTCGCGGCGGTACTGATGATGCCCGTGTTGATTCTCTACATCCTGTTCATCTATCCGGTATACCTCGGCATCTATCCCGAGAACTTTCTCTACGGGAGTACCGTTGAGGCGATGGTGTTCGGGCCGCTAGCGGTCTGGAGCACACTCATCGTTATCGGGCTCGGATATCCGATCTTCCGTGGGGCCTATGTGAGCCTGAAAGTCGGTCGCCCGAACATGGACGTGTTGATCGCCATCGCGGTGCTCGCAGCGTACCTCTACTCGCTGGCCACCTACCTCACGGGCGGGCGCGACCCGTACTTCGATGTCGCAGTAATGGTGCTAGCAATCGTCACTATCGGCAACCATCTCGAGTCACGGGTCAAACACGCTGCGCTCGGCAATCGCGCTGACCTCACTGATTCACGCGTCGATGACGCCCGCCGGCTCGACGACGACAGCGAGGCCACCGAAACCATCGACATTGAAGCGTGTGAGCCTGGCGATCACCTGTTAGTCAAACCTGGCGAACGGGTCCCAGTCGACGGCCAGATTGTCGACGGGACTGCCGCGATCGACGAGGCACTCGTCACAGGTGAATCTCTCCCGCAACGGAAATCCGTCGGGGACACTGTACTCGGCGGGTCGATCCCCACAGACAATGCGGTTGTCGTCGAAGTTGGTCCAGAAAACACCAGCACGATGGATCGCCTCGTCGAACTCCTCTGGAACGTCAAGAGTTCTGCGACGGGTGTCCAGCATATTGTCAACCGCTTTGCAGTACTGTTCGTTCCGTTCGTACTCGGGCTTGCCGTGCTAACTGCCACTGGCTGGTTCGTCCTCGGCAACGACCCGAATACAGCTATAATGGTCGGTGTCTCTGTGTTAGTGGTCTCGTGTCCGTGCTCGCTCGGGATCGCGACCCCGCTTGCTCTCGCGGCGGCCACCCGCGATGCCACCGATAATCGCATACTCGTTCTCAACGAGACAGTGCTCGAGCGGATCGACGACTCCGCGGTCGTCGTGTTCGACAAGACTGGGACGCTCACCACGGGGAAGATGGAGCTTGTGGACGTCGCTGGCGACGATCCTGACGAAGTGCTTGCGATGGCGGCCGCCGTCGAACGCCGGTCGAGCCACCCCATCGCCGCTGCGATCGACGATGCCGCCCCGCCGACCACACGCTCTGTGTCGCGTTTCGAGAGCGCCGACCGTACCGTGTCAGCCCTCGTCGACGATACCCGCGTGGTTATCGGCCATCCAGACTCCTTTGACGCCGACGAGTGGACGATACCTACAGAAATCGAGACAGCCGTCACGGACGCCTACGAATCGGGCAATCATCCGACGGCGATTGCCTGGGAGGGTGTCGTCCAGGGGATCGTCTCGGTCCGAGATACGCCGCGTGAGAACTGGGAACACGTGGTTTCCGATCTCACGGATGCGGACCGGGAAATCGTCGTGCTGACAGGCGACGACGAACGGATGACCGAAACATTTGCAAACCATCCAGCGATCGATCACGTATTTGCAGGCGTGCGCCCCGAGTCCAAGGAAGCGATCGTCCAGGGTCTCCGGGAGCGCGGGACGACGACAATGATCGGCGATGGAACGAACGACGCGCCCGCCCTCGCGAGCGCAGACCTCGGGATCGCGGTCTCGAGCGGCACCGATCTGGCGATCGAGGCGGCCGACGCGGTAGTACTGGACGACCGTCTCGACGCCGTTCCCGAGGTCTTCGAGCTGGCGAGTGAAACACGAGGCCGAATCAAACAGAACCTGCTCTGGGCGGCTGGCTACAACGCGATCGCGCTTCCACTGGCAATGACTGGCGTGATCACGCCGTTGATCGCCGCCGTTATGATGGCGGTCAGTAGTCTCATCGTCGTCTTCAACTCGAAGCGCCGCCTGCTCTCGGCGAACGGAGATCAGGTGGCTGCGACCGACTCTAGCGAAGGCAACGATCAACTTGGATCTCCCGCACACTCGGACTGA
- a CDS encoding MFS transporter codes for MTTRPPTTQPEDATSKEPQQQRQSAWRLVAGASLISTGLAAYEIVPASVTPLIRDALNIGPTIAGFLVGVMFGTAVIASLPAGAVLDRTDSRTAMALAVLTLVVAGTWGWIAGRRGDYRSVIASRALGGVAYVVVWNAGIDIVSRAATSENRATAVGIFTASGPIGFALGQGTGPLIAHRFGWPAIFVAFTGLTVVGLVLFWPASRGLGTSQGDAPSIQEFGAVLRNRSVWSVGLLGFLGYSLYLFVNSWGASYLTAELGLSLAVSGLLVAVFPAIGVVSRISSGLLSDRVFGGRRQPIVLGSFAVAAPLVLVFTRFRSLPLLVALLLLTGFAVQLTLGLSFTYVREVVDSRVAATAVAFQTSIGLAGAFLAPIAGGVVVDLAGFDTAFLLAGLLALCGIAVAWRAPEPARL; via the coding sequence ATGACTACCCGACCTCCCACCACCCAGCCCGAAGACGCCACGAGCAAGGAACCGCAACAGCAGCGCCAGTCGGCGTGGAGACTCGTCGCTGGAGCGAGTCTCATCTCGACGGGGCTCGCTGCCTATGAGATCGTCCCGGCGAGTGTTACCCCGCTCATTCGCGACGCACTGAATATTGGGCCGACGATCGCAGGGTTCCTGGTCGGGGTCATGTTCGGCACCGCGGTGATCGCAAGCCTCCCAGCTGGAGCGGTGCTCGACCGGACGGATTCCAGGACTGCGATGGCACTCGCAGTGCTGACACTCGTTGTCGCCGGGACGTGGGGATGGATCGCTGGGCGGCGAGGGGACTATCGATCTGTGATCGCGTCACGAGCGCTTGGTGGGGTCGCCTACGTCGTCGTCTGGAACGCTGGCATCGACATCGTGAGTCGGGCAGCGACCAGCGAGAATCGAGCGACTGCTGTCGGCATCTTCACTGCGAGTGGCCCGATCGGATTCGCGCTCGGTCAGGGGACCGGGCCACTGATTGCGCATCGGTTCGGGTGGCCCGCCATCTTTGTCGCATTCACCGGCCTCACGGTCGTCGGCCTCGTCCTGTTCTGGCCGGCCAGTCGCGGACTCGGAACGAGCCAGGGGGACGCTCCCTCAATTCAAGAGTTCGGTGCGGTCCTCCGGAACCGGAGTGTCTGGTCGGTCGGGCTGCTCGGCTTTCTCGGCTATTCATTATACCTATTCGTGAATAGCTGGGGTGCGTCGTATCTCACCGCCGAACTTGGCCTGTCACTCGCAGTGAGTGGCCTCTTGGTGGCAGTATTCCCCGCAATCGGGGTGGTCTCCCGGATCAGTAGTGGTCTCCTGTCTGATCGTGTCTTCGGTGGCCGTCGCCAACCCATCGTCCTCGGATCCTTCGCAGTTGCGGCTCCGCTCGTGCTCGTCTTTACGCGGTTTCGGTCGCTGCCCCTACTCGTCGCGCTCCTCCTCCTCACTGGATTTGCGGTCCAGTTGACGCTCGGCCTGTCCTTTACGTACGTCCGGGAGGTGGTTGATTCGCGGGTCGCCGCGACAGCGGTCGCGTTCCAGACGAGTATTGGGTTGGCAGGCGCGTTCCTTGCCCCGATTGCAGGCGGGGTTGTTGTCGATCTGGCCGGCTTCGATACGGCGTTCCTCCTCGCTGGACTTCTCGCTCTCTGCGGGATCGCAGTCGCGTGGCGAGCACCTGAGCCAGCGCGTTTGTAG
- a CDS encoding amidase, protein MPEFIQRSARELASEARTGCVSALTLLESTLERIGAIDDLNAFITITEKSARERAHAADAAAARGEDLGPLHGVPVAIKDLRSRKEGVKNTMGLAPLADNVADEDSITVERLEAAGAVIVGTTNTPALGHTIKTENRFVGATPTPFDSDHSAGGSSGGSAAALAAGAIPLAIGSDIGGSLRVPASCCNVIGLKPTFGLVPERIPFDGFGTHSPFFVGGPMARTVEDTALLLDVLAGYDDRDPFSVPRPETEYVEATNRPTTELSVAYSPNLDLQPVASTVRETVDAAVTDLAAGGATVDTVDVSLPSYEELSMAYVTQVGVFFSAFAQRIEDRYGIDFETADVEDTVRSTIALGTETDAADNRLQNAPRTDAYDGIQDALTDYDVLVTPTLTVPPFSKHLTDGYPTEINGQSVIGVPTDVMLTWVFNMTGHPVAFAGVTDNGLPVGLQIIGRRFAEADILSVAAALERVRPWMDQYPVR, encoded by the coding sequence ATGCCCGAATTCATACAGCGATCGGCACGGGAACTTGCGTCTGAAGCCCGTACTGGATGTGTGTCTGCGCTAACCCTCCTCGAGTCAACCCTAGAGCGTATCGGAGCAATCGATGATTTGAACGCGTTCATCACGATCACTGAGAAATCGGCACGGGAGCGTGCTCACGCGGCCGACGCTGCAGCGGCCCGTGGAGAAGACCTCGGCCCACTCCACGGTGTGCCAGTCGCAATCAAAGATCTTCGGAGCCGGAAAGAGGGTGTCAAGAATACGATGGGACTCGCTCCATTGGCCGATAACGTGGCCGACGAGGATTCCATCACAGTCGAGCGGCTGGAAGCTGCCGGTGCCGTCATCGTCGGTACGACTAACACACCGGCACTCGGTCACACTATTAAGACAGAGAATCGGTTCGTTGGTGCGACTCCGACCCCGTTCGACTCCGATCATTCTGCGGGCGGCTCATCTGGCGGCTCGGCAGCGGCGCTTGCGGCGGGTGCCATACCGCTTGCCATCGGGTCGGATATCGGTGGCTCGCTCCGGGTCCCAGCCTCCTGTTGTAACGTCATCGGGCTGAAACCGACGTTCGGGCTCGTTCCCGAACGTATCCCATTCGACGGATTCGGCACCCACTCTCCGTTTTTTGTGGGTGGGCCGATGGCACGAACAGTTGAGGACACAGCTCTCTTACTCGATGTCCTCGCAGGCTACGACGACCGAGACCCATTTAGTGTGCCCCGTCCAGAGACGGAATACGTCGAGGCCACTAACCGGCCGACTACTGAGCTATCGGTTGCGTACAGTCCGAATCTGGATTTACAACCAGTTGCATCGACGGTGCGTGAAACAGTTGATGCTGCCGTCACGGACCTAGCGGCCGGCGGTGCGACAGTCGATACTGTGGACGTCTCGCTCCCGTCGTATGAAGAGCTCTCGATGGCGTACGTCACGCAGGTTGGCGTCTTCTTCAGTGCATTCGCTCAACGAATCGAAGACCGGTACGGCATCGACTTCGAGACGGCAGATGTCGAAGACACGGTTCGATCGACGATCGCATTAGGAACAGAGACCGACGCTGCCGACAATCGATTACAGAACGCGCCACGGACTGATGCATACGATGGCATTCAGGACGCGCTGACTGACTACGACGTTCTCGTGACACCCACTCTTACCGTCCCACCGTTCAGCAAGCATCTCACCGACGGCTATCCAACGGAAATCAACGGTCAATCCGTGATTGGTGTCCCGACAGACGTGATGTTGACATGGGTGTTCAATATGACTGGCCATCCTGTAGCGTTTGCTGGGGTTACCGACAACGGTCTCCCTGTTGGGTTACAGATAATTGGCAGGCGATTTGCCGAAGCTGATATTCTGAGCGTCGCTGCAGCACTCGAACGAGTTCGACCGTGGATGGATCAGTATCCTGTACGGTGA
- a CDS encoding sulfite exporter TauE/SafE family protein, translating to MLALPAVSMISAVLVQLSEIGIASGYGLVVFFLIGLLGGAHCIGMCGPLVATYAERMETDDRWSGALTLYEVRQHTLFNLGRTMSYALIGAVFGAAGALLYGTIGLAGILGPVQGVVGICIGVAILGMGITRLAGYQQGAVEGVIADTGIGSIFARTYTVISTRIDRWVNGIGIVGLGALHGLLPCMLLYPAFLYAFAQGSPVYGLLSLAALGLGTIPSVFLYGTVIQSVSARQRQVVHYGLGVLFIGLGYVLLAMGLMRFGVVLPLPDIPYYQPISGSEAVA from the coding sequence ATGCTGGCTTTGCCAGCCGTGAGTATGATCTCGGCAGTCCTAGTACAACTGAGTGAGATCGGCATCGCGAGTGGCTACGGACTGGTGGTGTTTTTTCTGATTGGCCTCCTCGGCGGTGCACACTGTATTGGAATGTGCGGCCCGCTCGTTGCAACCTACGCCGAGCGTATGGAAACCGACGACCGCTGGTCTGGCGCACTCACTCTCTATGAAGTGCGACAGCACACGCTGTTCAACCTCGGCCGGACGATGAGCTACGCCCTCATCGGGGCTGTCTTCGGGGCTGCTGGCGCGCTGCTCTATGGGACGATCGGGCTCGCCGGGATTCTCGGGCCAGTCCAGGGTGTCGTCGGCATCTGCATCGGCGTGGCAATCCTCGGGATGGGAATCACCCGATTGGCCGGCTACCAACAAGGAGCCGTCGAAGGTGTGATTGCCGATACTGGTATCGGATCAATATTCGCGCGAACTTACACAGTGATCTCGACACGGATCGACCGCTGGGTCAACGGCATCGGCATCGTCGGGCTTGGCGCGCTTCATGGATTGTTGCCGTGTATGCTGCTCTATCCCGCATTCCTGTATGCGTTCGCACAGGGCTCGCCTGTATATGGTCTCCTCTCGCTCGCCGCGCTTGGGCTCGGGACGATTCCTAGCGTGTTCCTCTACGGAACGGTGATCCAGTCAGTGAGCGCCCGCCAGCGACAGGTGGTCCACTATGGACTCGGTGTGTTGTTCATTGGGCTCGGATACGTCCTGTTAGCGATGGGGCTCATGCGGTTTGGCGTCGTGCTCCCGTTGCCCGACATCCCGTACTATCAACCGATCTCCGGCTCGGAGGCGGTTGCGTAA
- the gdhB gene encoding glutamate dehydrogenase GdhB: MASKSDSTHDESGDEAADSTEPESALETARRQLYHAASYLDIDQNIVERLKYPKKVHEVTIPIERDDGTVEVFTGYRAQHDSVRGPYKGGLRYHPDVTRDECVGLGMWMTWKCAVMDLPFGGAKGGVAVNPKELSPEEKERLTRRFTQEIRDVIGPNQDIPAPDMGTDPQTMAWLMDAYSMQEGETTPGVVTGKPPVVGGSEGREEAPGRSVAIITQLVCEYYDQPLDETTVAVQGYGSVGANAARLLDKWGATIVAISDVNGAMYEPDGIDTASVPSHDEEPEAVTTYADTVISNEELLTLDVDVLIPAALGNVITKENAEAIAADLVVEGANGPTTSTADSILADRDVAVIPDILANAGGVTVSYFEWLQDINRRAWSLERVNDELEAEMQAAWRAVKDEYENRDVTWRDAAYIVALSRIAEAHEARGLWP; encoded by the coding sequence ATGGCATCGAAATCTGATAGCACCCACGACGAGTCAGGCGACGAGGCGGCAGATTCGACCGAACCCGAATCGGCACTCGAAACCGCCCGCCGCCAGTTGTACCATGCTGCCAGCTATCTCGATATCGACCAGAACATCGTCGAACGGCTCAAATATCCCAAAAAGGTCCACGAGGTGACGATCCCCATCGAACGGGATGACGGCACGGTCGAGGTGTTCACGGGCTACCGCGCGCAGCACGACAGCGTCAGAGGGCCATACAAGGGCGGGTTGCGATACCACCCCGACGTGACCAGAGACGAGTGTGTTGGCCTCGGCATGTGGATGACCTGGAAATGCGCCGTCATGGACCTCCCGTTCGGCGGAGCCAAGGGTGGTGTCGCGGTCAACCCGAAGGAGCTGAGTCCGGAAGAGAAGGAGCGGCTCACCCGTCGGTTCACACAAGAAATTCGCGACGTTATCGGGCCCAACCAAGATATCCCCGCTCCGGATATGGGGACGGATCCGCAGACGATGGCGTGGTTGATGGACGCGTACTCGATGCAGGAAGGCGAGACAACACCGGGCGTCGTCACCGGAAAACCGCCAGTGGTCGGCGGCAGCGAAGGGCGTGAAGAAGCCCCCGGACGGAGCGTTGCGATCATCACACAGTTGGTCTGCGAGTACTACGACCAGCCGCTCGATGAGACCACTGTGGCAGTTCAGGGGTACGGGAGCGTCGGAGCGAATGCGGCCCGACTCCTCGACAAGTGGGGCGCGACCATCGTCGCGATCAGCGATGTGAATGGAGCGATGTACGAGCCGGACGGAATCGATACAGCTTCAGTTCCGTCCCACGACGAAGAGCCGGAAGCCGTCACCACGTACGCGGACACCGTGATTTCGAACGAGGAGCTTCTCACCCTCGACGTCGATGTCCTCATTCCGGCCGCCCTGGGGAACGTGATCACGAAAGAGAACGCGGAAGCAATCGCCGCCGATCTCGTCGTCGAGGGCGCGAACGGCCCGACGACGTCTACGGCTGATTCGATTCTCGCCGACCGGGATGTCGCCGTGATTCCCGATATTCTCGCCAACGCAGGCGGTGTCACGGTGAGTTATTTCGAGTGGCTCCAGGACATTAATCGGCGAGCGTGGTCGCTCGAACGAGTCAACGATGAACTCGAAGCGGAGATGCAGGCTGCCTGGCGAGCAGTCAAAGACGAATACGAGAACCGCGACGTCACGTGGCGCGATGCTGCCTATATTGTCGCACTCTCACGAATCGCTGAAGCCCACGAGGCGCGGGGGCTCTGGCCGTAG
- a CDS encoding bacterio-opsin activator domain-containing protein: MTATPPILDASTVLLVGTDDWLTQFATTLEKRTDASVHHVRTKTEAIDIIRTHPTDCLITEYALEETTGLDLLREIREESPALPVLLGTTAGSEAIASEAIKAGVTDYIALSDPPAQMTDGLIERTERAIRAAQRSATRRDRARQFDAIFNDSRTATWVLDPDGALARVNETAREMVDEAIDTLVGEPFWTLPWWSQAGTTNTDVQKLVEKALDGTFGNAVVPQLPDVDDPRVIDLSVRPVENERGDLVSIVVEGVDITERVDLERNLRESEELHRVTLNNMTDTVLITDEAGEYTYVCPNVHFIFGYTVDEIRNLGTINDLLGDDLFDREELAEDGVLKNIETTATDKAGREHTLLVNVREVSIQDGTLLFSCRDITKRKQREEALATLHETARDFLYAETHQEIAQHVVDDTPGVLTLDASAVYLFDGEANNLRPAAHSATMTELNGPLPNVHADGETLPSYSFVEDEALFFDDVHDADRLENRATDLRTAAYIPLGNHGVFVAGSNQVGAFDEVTRELADLLAATAEAALDRVTRESRLREQDRTLQTQNEQLTALNRINETIREIDQALVQAETREEIDHTVCELLTADDRFRFAWIGTIDPTTDTLEPRAWAGTEQGYLDSQSFAVQASGAEPAGQTAATGDVTMVTNVAAGLRDEAWRKDAISRDYLSVLSIPLVYNDLTHGVLTVYAPTQDAFDETAKAVLGELGETIASALSAIERKNALLTTSMTRVEFTIEDPKFVLSRLAAEAECTLSYQGGVQQSTEGSYVFVTVEDRAVTDVADAASQLVGIDDVQQISADGEGGVLRLRLTQPFLALELADHGAVFREATADPTTTTLVIDIPDSIDVRTITQLVRETFAGAELRAKQTLDQTAEHNLYSKFLDSVTERQLEVIQTAYYSGFFESPRESTGEDVAETLGISPPAFYQHARTVQRKLFAALFEENNLPVAAQAEAVQ; encoded by the coding sequence ATGACCGCTACCCCACCCATTCTGGATGCGTCGACGGTGTTGCTCGTCGGGACAGACGACTGGCTCACACAATTCGCCACGACGCTCGAGAAACGGACTGATGCCAGCGTACACCACGTTCGAACCAAGACGGAGGCAATCGACATCATCCGGACGCACCCTACGGACTGCCTCATTACCGAGTACGCACTCGAAGAGACAACCGGACTCGACCTCCTCCGAGAAATCCGCGAGGAATCGCCTGCGCTCCCGGTCCTCCTCGGGACTACTGCCGGGAGCGAAGCCATCGCCAGCGAGGCCATCAAAGCCGGTGTCACCGATTACATCGCGCTCTCGGACCCGCCAGCACAGATGACCGACGGACTCATCGAACGAACCGAGCGTGCGATCCGGGCCGCACAGCGGTCGGCCACGCGACGGGACCGGGCCAGACAGTTCGACGCGATCTTCAACGATTCGCGAACTGCGACGTGGGTGCTCGACCCGGATGGTGCACTTGCCCGTGTGAATGAAACAGCACGAGAGATGGTCGATGAAGCCATCGACACGCTCGTCGGCGAACCGTTCTGGACGCTTCCGTGGTGGTCACAAGCTGGTACAACGAACACGGATGTCCAAAAACTCGTGGAGAAAGCACTCGACGGGACGTTCGGCAACGCGGTCGTCCCACAGCTGCCAGACGTCGATGATCCGCGCGTTATCGATCTCTCCGTGCGCCCGGTCGAAAACGAGCGCGGCGATCTCGTCTCTATCGTCGTCGAAGGCGTCGACATCACCGAGCGCGTCGATCTCGAACGGAATCTCAGAGAGTCCGAAGAACTGCACCGGGTCACGCTCAACAACATGACCGATACCGTCCTCATCACGGACGAAGCCGGCGAGTACACCTACGTTTGTCCCAACGTCCACTTCATCTTCGGCTACACCGTCGACGAGATCCGGAATCTCGGAACGATCAATGACCTCCTCGGCGACGACCTCTTCGACCGGGAGGAACTCGCGGAAGACGGCGTCCTCAAGAACATTGAGACGACGGCGACCGATAAAGCCGGGCGCGAGCACACGCTCCTCGTCAACGTGCGCGAAGTCTCGATCCAGGACGGGACTCTCCTCTTCAGCTGTCGGGACATCACGAAACGCAAGCAACGCGAAGAGGCACTCGCCACGCTCCACGAGACGGCCCGCGATTTCCTCTACGCCGAAACTCACCAAGAAATCGCCCAGCACGTCGTCGACGACACACCTGGTGTGCTCACTCTCGATGCGAGTGCGGTCTACCTCTTCGACGGTGAGGCCAACAATCTTCGACCCGCAGCCCACTCGGCGACGATGACCGAGCTGAACGGCCCACTCCCGAACGTGCACGCCGACGGGGAAACGCTCCCGAGCTACAGTTTCGTTGAAGACGAAGCGTTGTTCTTCGACGACGTTCACGACGCAGATCGGCTCGAAAATCGAGCAACTGACCTCCGAACTGCGGCCTACATCCCGCTCGGCAACCACGGGGTGTTCGTTGCGGGCTCGAACCAGGTCGGTGCATTCGATGAGGTGACGCGAGAGTTGGCCGATCTGCTCGCGGCTACTGCCGAAGCAGCCCTCGACCGCGTCACACGGGAATCACGACTCCGGGAACAGGACCGAACACTCCAGACGCAAAACGAGCAATTGACCGCCCTGAACCGCATCAACGAGACGATACGGGAAATCGATCAGGCTCTCGTACAGGCGGAGACGCGCGAGGAAATCGATCACACGGTCTGTGAACTGCTGACCGCCGACGACCGGTTCCGGTTCGCCTGGATCGGGACGATCGATCCGACGACCGACACCTTGGAGCCTCGTGCCTGGGCCGGGACCGAACAGGGGTACTTGGATAGTCAGTCGTTCGCCGTCCAGGCATCGGGTGCAGAACCGGCCGGACAAACCGCAGCCACTGGCGACGTGACGATGGTGACGAACGTCGCTGCTGGTCTCCGTGACGAGGCGTGGCGGAAAGACGCCATCTCCCGGGACTACCTGTCCGTATTGAGCATCCCGCTCGTGTACAACGACCTTACCCACGGTGTGTTGACGGTGTACGCACCGACCCAGGATGCGTTCGACGAGACGGCGAAGGCCGTCCTGGGAGAACTCGGCGAAACCATCGCGTCCGCTCTCAGTGCGATCGAACGGAAGAATGCGTTGCTCACGACGTCGATGACACGTGTCGAGTTCACCATCGAGGACCCGAAGTTTGTCCTCTCACGGCTCGCAGCGGAGGCGGAGTGCACCCTCTCGTATCAGGGTGGCGTCCAGCAGTCCACGGAAGGCAGCTACGTGTTCGTGACCGTCGAAGACCGGGCGGTAACTGACGTGGCAGACGCGGCCTCGCAACTGGTCGGTATCGACGACGTGCAGCAGATCAGCGCGGACGGCGAGGGGGGTGTTCTACGGCTCCGGCTCACACAACCGTTCCTCGCCTTGGAGCTGGCCGATCACGGTGCCGTCTTCCGCGAAGCGACCGCTGATCCAACCACGACGACGCTCGTCATCGATATCCCGGACAGCATCGACGTCCGAACGATCACGCAGCTCGTCCGTGAGACGTTCGCTGGCGCTGAACTCCGTGCCAAGCAGACGCTCGATCAGACCGCAGAACACAATCTCTACTCGAAGTTCCTCGATTCAGTGACGGAGCGGCAACTGGAGGTGATCCAGACGGCGTACTACAGTGGGTTCTTCGAGTCGCCCCGTGAGAGCACGGGCGAAGACGTAGCGGAGACACTCGGCATCTCCCCACCCGCGTTCTATCAACACGCGCGGACCGTCCAACGGAAACTGTTTGCTGCACTCTTCGAAGAGAACAATCTCCCGGTGGCGGCCCAAGCGGAGGCAGTTCAATAA
- a CDS encoding rubrerythrin-like domain-containing protein, giving the protein MKDVDPESDEETPYECFECGKIIIAEDSPGQCPDCSGPMRNRRMPLE; this is encoded by the coding sequence ATGAAAGATGTCGACCCTGAATCAGACGAAGAAACCCCCTACGAGTGCTTCGAATGTGGCAAAATCATCATCGCGGAGGATAGCCCGGGCCAGTGTCCCGACTGTAGCGGCCCGATGCGAAACCGTCGAATGCCGCTCGAATGA